The proteins below are encoded in one region of Phaseolus vulgaris cultivar G19833 chromosome 1, P. vulgaris v2.0, whole genome shotgun sequence:
- the LOC137814981 gene encoding B-type cell cycle switch protein ccs52B, whose translation MESPQTKKSGLNLPAGMSGTSLRLDTFGSSPSSFRSIASLTSPSSLRSISNLTSPSKSSTCSDRFIPCRSSSRLHTFGLVDRPSPVKEGSNEAYSRLLKCELFGSDFASPSSLSSPSAGAPPSQISPSKNMLRFKTDHSTTPSSPYSPSILGQQSNFASDSSTPPPKPPRKVPKTPHKVLDAPSLQDDFYLNLVDWSSQNVLAVGLGTCVYLWSASNSKVTKLCDLGPYDGVCSVQWTREGSFISIGTNLGQVQVWDGTQCKKVRTMGGHQTRTGVLAWNSRILASGSRDRNILQHDMRVSGDFISKLVGHKSEVCGLKWSCDDRELASGGNDNQLLVWNQHSQQPTLRLTEHTAAVKAIAWSPHQSGLLVSGGGTADRCIRFWNTTNGHQLNSVDTGSQVCNLVWSKNVNELVSTHGYSQNQIMVWKYPSLAKVATLTGHSMRVLYLAMSPDGQTIVTGAGDETLRFWNIFPSMKAPAPVKDTGLWSLGRTQIR comes from the exons ATGGAATCTCCTCAAACTAAGAAATCTGGTCTCAACCTCCCAGCTGGGATGTCCGGAACCTCACTCCGTCTTGACACTTTTGGTTCATCGCCATCATCTTTTCGTTCCATCGCGAGCCTCACTTCTCCCTCTTCTCTCCGTTCCATCTCTAACCTCACTTCACCTTCGAAATCAAGCACATGCAGTGACAGGTTCATCCCCTGTCGGTCCTCCTCGCGCCTGCACACGTTTGGCCTTGTAGACAGGCCATCGCCGGTGAAGGAAGGGAGTAACGAGGCGTATTCCAGGTTGTTGAAATGCGAACTCTTTGGATCTGACTTTGCTTCtccttcttctctttcttctccttctGCAGGTGCTCCTCCTTCCCAGATCAGCCCCAGTAAAAACATGCTCCGCTTCAAGACCGATCACTCCACTACTCCTTCCTCTCCTTACTCGCCCTCCATCTTGGGGCAGCAGAGTAACTTCGCTTCTGATTCCTCCACTCCCCCTCCCAAACCTCCCCGGAAAGTCCCCAAGACCCCCCACAAG GTGCTGGATGCTCCATCACTTCAGGATGACTTTTACTTGAATCTAGTGGACTGGTCCTCACAGAATGTTCTTGCTGTGGGACTAGGCACTTGCGTTTATCTTTGGAGCGCTTCAAACAGTAAA GTGACTAAGCTATGTGACTTGGGGCCCTATGATGGTGTATGTTCTGTCCAGTGGACCCGAGAGGGCTCTTTTATATCAATTGGTACAAATCTTGGCCAAGTTCAG GTTTGGGATGGAACTCAGTGTAAGAAGGTCAGAACCATGGGTGGACATCAAACAAGAACTGGTGTGTTGGCATGGAACTCTCGCATTCTGGCTTCAGGGAGCAGGGATAGGAACATACTTCAGCATGACATGAGGGTTTCAGGTGACTTTATTAGCAAGCTTGTTGGCCACAAGTCAGAG GTATGTGGATTGAAATGGTCCTGTGACGACAGGGAACTTGCTTCTGGTGGTAATGATAATCAG CTCCTGGTATGGAATCAACACTCTCAGCAACCAACTTTGAGACTTACAGAGCATACTGCTGCAGTTAAGGCCATTGCTTGGTCACCTCACCAAAGCGGTCTCCTTGTGTCTGGAGGTGGAACTGCTGATAGGTGCATTCGTTTTTGGAACACTACAAATGGCCATCAATTGAACAGTGTTGACACTGGGAGCCAG GTCTGCAACCTTGTTTGGAGTAAAAATGTGAATGAGCTAGTAAGTACTCATGGATACTCCCAAAATCAGATTATGGTGTGGAAGTATCCATCATTGGCAAAG GTTGCAACTCTAACCGGCCATAGCATGAGAGTGTTGTACCTTGCAATGTCTCCTGATGGTCAG ACAATAGTAACTGGAGCAGGGGATGAGACTCTCCGGTTCTGGAATATTTTCCCATCAATGAAAGCACCT GCCCCTGTTAAAGATACAGGCCTTTGGTCACTGGGGCGCACTCAAATTCGTTGA
- the LOC137814982 gene encoding telomere repeat-binding protein 3-like, translated as MVLKKRIDYGFNGFRVPIIPKAPRSVRRRGPFNKATEDGRVCAIELLASLAGQLLQESESSASSNASEGNRQPAFSQGVIEQDRQGEVKPLKKEEIHQGSCAESTFKTEVGSQNSSQKPLPHAKTDFSQGHVSVNNDSDIWEKVQADVKSEIFKWDNKFGNYSNRLVEPSEKFRESSDGKMKIGFKQEKKAGSSCFRGSNLADKCSLKDHIELYVSPTLINSKSNIKSPFHRKSSPSASFSRHGNVFKLGSRDDDENFLRCKRVCTKSKAFRSPRRIAHRRIRNLMSSKYWKTAPKLKDCELSRSDLGVPHYHKRKTCYGFERSQHNTIIKKRKIVDRVSGVTSDGGFSSESVSNSPQKGTDGDKPSSSAKLHLAKAKDSHVKFSIKSIRIPELYIEVPETATVASLKRTIMEAVMAILGGGAHVGVLHHGKKVRDDSRTLVQTGISCNENLDTLSFMLEPVSLQASPTVCVGDPSSQCDTSQLTRPIETPALDSGITDTLHDSPLVTYPGNLIESNHDSTYSLAATTIDKITPDSRALVPVPASTEALAVVPVSQKIKRSEFVQRRTRRPFSVSEVEALVHAVEELGTGRWRDVKLRAFENADHRTYVDLKDKWKTLVHTATISPQQRRGEPVPQELLDRVLAAHAFWSQHQAKQHGKHQAGSGTLKITEASAEGPCVC; from the exons ATGGTGTTGAAGAAGAGGATAGATTATGGATTTAATGGCTTTCGAGTTCCTATTATACCTAAAGCTCCTAGATCTGTAAGG AGGAGGGGTCCTTTCAACAAAGCAACTGAGGATGGTCGAGTTTGTGCTATTGAACTACTGGCATCTTTAGCTGGTCAATTGCTGCAGGAGAGTGAAAGTTCTGCTTCCAGCAACGCATCTGAAGGAAATCGTCAACCAGCCTTTAGCCAAGGTGTCATTGAGCAAGACAGACAAGGTGAAGTTAAACCATTAAAAAAGGAGGAAATTCACCAGGGAAGCTGTGCTGAGAGTACTTTTAAGACTGAGGTAGGGTCACAAAACAGTAGCCAGAAACCTCTTCCACATGCCAAGACTGATTTTTCACAAGGACATGTTTCAGTTAATAATGATTCTGACATTTGGGAGAAAGTTCAAGCTGATGTGAAGTCTGAAATTTTCAAATGGGATAATAAATTTGGGAATTATTCTAATAGATTAGTAGAACCATCTGAAAAGTTTAGGGAGTCTAGTGATGGTAAGATGAAGATTGGATTTAAACAGGAAAAGAAAGCTGGCAGTTCATGCTTTAGGGGATCAAATTTGGCTGATAAATGTAGTTTGAAAGACCACATAGAATTGTATGTATCTCCTACACTAATTAACTCAAAAAGTAATATTAAATCTCCATTTCATAGGAAATCTTCTCCCAGTGCTTCCTTTTCCAGGCATGGGAATGTTTTTAAATTAGGTTCTAGAGATGATGACGAAAACTTTTTAAGGTGCAAAAGAGTTTGCACAAAGTCAAAGGCTTTTAGGTCTCCAAGGCGCATTGCACACAGAAGAATCAGGAATTTGATGTCTTCTAAATACTGGAAGACAGCTCCAAAGCTGAAAGACTGTGAACTTTCTAGATCTG ATTTAGGAGTACCTCATTATCATAAGAGGAAGACTTGCTATGGTTTTGAAAGATCCCAGCACAACACTATTATTAAGAAGAGGAAAATCGTTGATCGGGTTTCAGGAGTAACTTCTGATGGAGGATTCAGCAGTGAGAGTGTGTCCAATTCACCTCAGAAAGGGACGGATGGAGACAAGCCTAGCTCATCTGCAAAACTGCATCTAGCTAAGGCTAAGGATTCCCATG TAAAGTTTAGCATTAAGTCGATAAGGATACCAGAGCTTTATATTGAGGTTCCTGAAACTGCAACTGTTGCTTCGCTAAAG AGGACAATCATGGAGGCGGTGATGGCTATACTTGGAGGGGGCGCGCATGTTGGTGTTCTTCATCATGGGAAAAAAGTTAGAGATGACAGTAGGACACTTGTGCAGACTGGTATATCTTGCAACGAAAATTTGGATACCCTGAGTTTCATGTTGGAGCCCGTTTCTCTTCAAGCTTCTCCAACCGTTTGTGTTGGTGATCCTTCTTCTCAATGTGATACATCCCAGCTCACCAG GCCCATAGAAACTCCTGCCTTAGATTCAGGGATTACTGATACCTTGCATGACTCACCCTTGGTGACATATCCGGGCAACCTAATTGAAAGTAACCATGATTCTACTTATTCACTCGCCGCCACTACAATTGACAAAATAACACCTGATTCCAGAGCGCTGGTTCCTGTTCCAGCTAGCACAGAAGCATTAGCTGTGGTTCCTGTGAGTCAGAAAATCAAGCGCTCTGAGTTTGTACAGCGTCGAACCAGGAGACCATTCTCTGTGTCTGAGGTAGAAGCACTTGTTCACGCAGTTGAGGAACTTGGAACTGGGAG GTGGCGTGATGTTAAGTTGCGAGCTTTTGAGAATGCAGACCATAGGACTTATGTAGACTTAAAG GATAAATGGAAAACATTGGTGCACACTGCAACCATCTCCCCTCAACAAAGGAGAGGAGAGCCAGTGCCTCAGGAGCTCTTGGACAGAGTTTTGGCTGCTCATGCTTTCTGGTCTCAGCACCAAGCCAAGCAGCATGGAAAGCATCAAGCTGGATCTGGAACCTTGAAGATTACAGAAGCCTCAGCTGAAGGACCGTGTGTTTGTTGA
- the LOC137814984 gene encoding actin-related protein 5-like encodes MSVTYVVHHLQSFSSCKNTQNRGHFFFFYVTYTMPFISKIQRQSDYTLFSSATPIVIDNGASYFRIGWAGETQPRVVFRNIVQRPRHKATGEIVTVVGDHDPALMKYFDCSRSGPRSAFDSNVVYQFEMMEYILDFGFDRLGATGSEIDHPVLITECVCNPIQSRSKMAELLFETYGVPSIAFGVDAAFSYKYNQQHGVCDKDGLALCPGFNTTHVIPFVDGEPIYKGCCRTNVGGFHVTDYLKQLLSLKYPYHMARFTWEKVDDLKMEHCYIAPDYASEARLFQKKSNEAKEKTRCWQLPWVPPPTEEPPSEEEIARKAAIRERQGQRLREMAEAKRSSRINEFENELHGLEFLLKQLEQVEDNDIPSFLAETGYVSRQEIESARTKVTQSLRKAKGERKSEQAESEKADSATNEKYSLINIPDDMLSPEQLAEKKKQLSLKSMSDGRQRLKQKRYQEELERERKQQLEEEKRLENPELYLEQLRAKYKDLSEKVEQRKRLKTNGDHSNGNNLSGGIGRGERLHAAQRERMRLLTTAAFDRGKGEDTFGAKDEDWQLYKLMSKDDDGDEGADENDTELARISSKLQELDPTFVPKSETGSSQSAEASRPRPLTKEDFQIAFGVERFRCPEILFNPNWIAVDQAGLDEMAGVSIRRLSCKDEGLEERLTNSILVTGGSSIFPGIIERLEAGIRMIRPCGSPIKVVRALDPVMDAWRGAAAYATTPLFHTQTFSRMDYFEKGEDWLRSYQLKYSL; translated from the exons ATGTCTGTTACTTATGTTGTTCACCATTTGCAAAGTTTTTCAAGTTGCAAGAACACTCAGAATCGAGgtcacttcttcttcttctatgtCACTTACACAATGCCCTTCATCTCCAAAATTCAGCGCCAATCTGATTACACCCTTTTCAGCTCTGCCACTCCCATTGTCATCGACAATGGTGCTTCCTACTTCCGTATTGG ATGGGCAGGAGAGACTCAACCACGTGTTGTTTTCCGCAACATTGTCCAAAGGCCACGCCACAAAGCCACTG GAGAAATTGTCACTGTTGTTGGTGACCATGATCCAGCATTAATGAAATACTTTGACTGTAGTCGCTCTGGACCCCGCTCAGCGTTTGACAGCAATGTAGTTTACCAATTTGAAATGATGGAATAT ATTTTGGACTTTGGATTTGATCGGTTGGGAGCAACAGGCTCAGAG ATTGATCATCCTGTCCTGATCACAGAATGTGTATGCAACCCAATTCAGTCTCGTAGTAAAATGGCAGAACTTCTTTTTGAGACATATGGAGTTCCTTCTATAG CCTTTGGTGTTGATGCAGCATTCAGCTATAAATATAATCAACAACATGGTGTTTGTGATAAAGATGGTCTTGCTTTGTGTCCTGGATTCAATACAACTCATGTGATTCCG TTTGTAGATGGGGAGCCAATATATAAAGGATGTTGCCGAACCAATGTTGGTGGGTTCCATGTGACTGACTATTTAAAGCAACTTCTTTCACTTAAATATCCTTATCATAT GGCTAGATTTACATGGGAAAAGGTTGACGACCTGAAGATGGAGCATTGTTATATTGCACCAGATTATGCTTCTGAAGCTCGACTGTTTCAG AAAAAATCTAATGAGGCTAAAGAAAAAACCAGATGTTGGCAGCTCCCTTGGGTTCCACCCCCTACTGAGGAGCCTCCTTCTGAGGAAGAGATTGCTAGAAAGGCAGCAATAAGAGAGAGACAGGGTCAAAGATTACGAGAAATGGCTGAGGCAAAGAGGTCCTCTAGAATAAACGAATTCGAAAATGAATTGCATGGTTTGGAATTTCTTCTAAAACAGCTTGAACAAGTTGAAGACAATGATATTCCATCTTTCCTAGCAGAGACTGGTTATGTCTCTAGGCAGGAGATAGAATCTGCCCGCACTAAAGTTACTCAATCTTTACGTAAAGCAAAAGGTGAACGAAAGAGTGAACAAGCTGAAAGTGAGAAGGCTGACTCTGCCACTAATGAAAAGTATTCTCTTATAAACATCCCTGATGACATGCTCTCCCCTGAACAG CTAGCTGAAAAAAAGAAACAGTTGTCACTGAAATCCATGTCAGATGGACGACAACGATTGAAGCAGAAGCGTTATCAAGAGGAATTGGAGCGAGAAAGGAAACAACAGTTAGAGGAGGAAAAACGCCT AGAGAACCCAGAGCTTTACTTGGAACAATTGCGTGCCAAGTACAAAGACCTCTCAGAGAAAGTTGAGCAGCGAAAACGGCTCAAGACAAATGGAGATCATTCTAATGGAAATAACTTGTCTGGTGGCATTGGTCGTGGGGAGAGACTCCATGCTGCTCAGAGGGAGAGAATGCGCCTCTTAACTACTGCTGCCTTCGATCGTGGTAAGGGCGAAGATACATTTGGTGCCAAAGATGAAGATTGGCAACTGTACAAATTGATGAGCAAAGATGATGATGGTGACGAGGGAGCAGATGAGAATGACACTGAGCTAGCTCGCATCTCTTCCAAGCTACAG GAGTTGGATCCAACTTTTGTGCCCAAGTCAGAAACTGGTAGCTCTCAATCTGCTGAGGCATCACGTCCCCGTCCTCTAACcaaagaagattttcaaatTGCTTTTGGTGTTGAAAGGTTTAGATGCCCTGAAATCTTGTTCAATCCAAACTGGATCGCAGTTGATCAAGCAGGGTTAGATGAGATGGCTGGGGTCTCAATAAGAAGATTATCATGTAAGGATGAAGGCCTAGAAGAGAGACTCACTAACTCCATACTTGTGACTGGTGGAAGTTCTATTTTCCCCGGCATCATTGAACGCCTTGAAGCCGGAATTAGGATGATTCGACCATGTGGATCACCCATTAAAGTAGTTAGAGCATTGGATCCTGTTATGGATGCATGGCGTGGGGCTGCTGCATATGCAACAACCCCACTATTCCATACCCAAACCTTCAGTAGGATGGACTATTTTGAAAAGGGTGAAGACTGGCTCCGGAGTTATCAACTCAAATATTCATTGTAA